Proteins encoded together in one Mycolicibacter minnesotensis window:
- a CDS encoding M24 family metallopeptidase: MSTPREPESVRVERLRDAQAQAGALFDEIERRGMVRPGVGERQLSDEIRDLAADMFGVSRHWHRRVVRAGENSLLPFHADPPDRVMADDDIAYLDLGPIFEEWEADFGRTFVLGDDTDKLALRDTLPRVWHAGRAYFEAHADITGAQLFDHVVDLARAEGFEFGAPIAGHLLGEFPHKKISGDDARFYVAPGSDEPMRRTDPTGRVCHWILEVHLVNRARGFGGFYEQLLDIA; the protein is encoded by the coding sequence GTGTCCACCCCGCGGGAGCCGGAATCCGTGCGCGTCGAGCGACTCCGCGACGCGCAGGCCCAGGCGGGCGCCCTGTTCGACGAGATCGAACGCCGCGGCATGGTCCGTCCCGGAGTCGGTGAGCGCCAGCTCTCCGACGAGATCCGCGATCTGGCCGCCGACATGTTCGGGGTGTCCCGACACTGGCACCGCCGGGTGGTGCGGGCCGGGGAGAACAGCCTGCTGCCGTTTCACGCCGACCCGCCCGACCGGGTGATGGCCGACGACGACATCGCCTACCTGGATCTGGGGCCGATCTTCGAGGAGTGGGAAGCCGACTTCGGTCGCACCTTCGTACTCGGGGACGACACCGACAAGCTGGCGCTACGCGACACTCTGCCCCGGGTGTGGCATGCCGGGCGGGCCTACTTCGAGGCGCACGCCGACATCACCGGGGCGCAGCTGTTCGACCATGTCGTCGACCTGGCCCGGGCTGAGGGCTTCGAGTTCGGTGCCCCGATTGCCGGGCATCTGCTCGGTGAGTTTCCGCACAAGAAGATCTCCGGCGACGACGCCCGGTTCTACGTCGCGCCCGGATCCGACGAGCCGATGCGGCGCACCGACCCCACCGGCAGGGTCTGCCACTGGATCCTGGAGGTCCACCTGGTGAACCGGGCCCGCGGATTCGGCGGCTTCTACGAACAGCTGCTCGACATCGCGTGA
- the moeA gene encoding molybdopterin molybdotransferase MoeA, with protein MRSVEEHQRAVTDLIRARPPATLALSDATGLVLSADVVAPISLPVFDNSAMDGYAVVADDVSGAAPDHPVTLPVPEDIPAGRTDIPTLKPGTAHRIMTGAPFPDGADAVIPVEDTDGGAEVVRINAPTTPGRHIRRAGGDVAAGTTVLWTGQVVTAPAAGLASALGLAELTVQPRQRVLVISTGSELVTAGTPLAPGQIYESNGVMLSEAAREAGAEVVAAVTVADDTAEFIGVLDRYGVRDGAVDLVITSGGVSAGAYEVVKDVFGRDGGQGVHFVKVAMQPGMPQGIGKIGAPGSDCAIVTLPGNPVSAQVSFEVFVRPALRRAMHLPNPDRPRRTATLREKLVSPAGKRQFRRGLLDPETGTVTNYGPPASHHLRYLACANCLLDIAAEVTELPVGTPVEVWDLTT; from the coding sequence ATGCGATCCGTCGAAGAGCATCAGCGGGCCGTCACCGACCTGATTCGAGCGCGGCCGCCAGCCACCTTGGCGTTGTCCGATGCCACGGGTCTGGTCCTGTCGGCGGACGTGGTCGCGCCGATCTCGCTGCCGGTCTTCGACAATTCGGCGATGGACGGCTACGCCGTGGTGGCCGACGACGTGTCCGGCGCCGCGCCGGACCATCCGGTGACACTGCCTGTGCCCGAGGACATTCCCGCCGGACGCACTGATATCCCCACGCTGAAGCCGGGTACCGCGCACCGCATCATGACGGGCGCCCCCTTTCCGGATGGCGCCGATGCCGTGATTCCGGTCGAGGACACCGACGGCGGGGCCGAGGTGGTGCGCATCAATGCCCCCACCACGCCGGGCCGCCATATCCGCCGCGCCGGGGGCGACGTCGCCGCGGGCACCACGGTGCTGTGGACCGGGCAGGTCGTGACCGCACCGGCGGCCGGCCTCGCCTCGGCGCTGGGTCTGGCCGAGCTGACGGTGCAGCCCCGGCAGCGGGTTCTGGTGATCTCCACCGGTTCCGAACTGGTCACCGCGGGCACGCCGCTGGCGCCCGGGCAAATCTATGAGTCCAACGGTGTGATGCTGTCGGAAGCGGCACGCGAGGCCGGCGCCGAGGTGGTGGCCGCGGTGACGGTCGCCGACGACACCGCTGAGTTCATCGGGGTGCTCGACCGCTACGGGGTGCGCGACGGGGCGGTGGACCTGGTGATCACCAGCGGCGGAGTGAGCGCGGGCGCCTACGAGGTGGTCAAGGACGTCTTCGGCCGCGACGGCGGCCAGGGCGTGCACTTCGTCAAAGTGGCGATGCAGCCGGGGATGCCGCAGGGCATCGGGAAGATCGGTGCACCCGGGTCCGATTGCGCCATCGTCACACTGCCGGGCAATCCGGTGAGTGCGCAGGTGTCCTTCGAGGTGTTCGTGCGACCCGCGCTGCGCCGCGCAATGCACCTGCCCAACCCGGATCGGCCGCGCCGCACCGCAACTCTGCGCGAGAAGCTGGTCTCCCCGGCCGGCAAGCGCCAGTTCCGCCGTGGCCTGCTCGACCCCGAGACGGGGACCGTCACCAACTACGGACCGCCGGCCTCGCACCATCTGCGTTACCTGGCTTGCGCGAACTGCCTGCTCGACATCGCCGCCGAGGTGACCGAACTGCCGGTGGGCACTCCGGTGGAGGTCTGGGACCTCACCACGTGA
- a CDS encoding DEAD/DEAH box helicase, producing MRAEAAPSTRALRGWQRRALVRYLTAKPRDFLMVATPGAGKTTFALRIVAELLADRTVERITIVVPTEHLKVQWASAAAAHGIALDPRFSNSDSQTSSEYHGVVVTYAQVASHPTRHRVRTEAAKTLVIFDEIHHGGDAKSWGDGIREAFDDATRRLALTGTPFRSDDSPIPFVNYEPDGAGHLRSVADDSYGYTDALTDGVVRPVVFMAYSGEARWRDSAGEEHSARLGEPLTAEHTARAWRTALDPAGQWMPAVITAADTRLRQLRDGGMADAGGMIIATDQKAARAYAVLLKRHTGEEPTVVLSDDPSASDKIAQFAAATSSWLVAVRMVSEGVDVPRLAVGVYATSASTPLFFAQAIGRFVRSRRPGETASIFLPSVPSLLGLASEMEQQRNHVLGKPHRESEMDEFAEAQRRRDEPSELDNKFESLGADAELDQVIFDGASFGTATPAGSEEEADYLGIPGLLDANQMRDLLRQRQEEQLDRRSKVAAAGGAPAPTTTHGQLRALRHELNALVSAAHHRLGKPHGWIHNELRRICGGPPVAAATSDQLRARIVAIRQL from the coding sequence GTGCGGGCTGAAGCAGCGCCCAGCACCCGGGCTTTGCGGGGCTGGCAACGCCGGGCTCTGGTGCGCTATCTGACCGCCAAGCCGCGAGATTTCCTGATGGTGGCCACCCCCGGCGCCGGCAAGACGACGTTCGCGCTGCGCATCGTCGCCGAGCTGTTGGCTGATCGTACGGTTGAGCGCATCACCATCGTGGTGCCTACCGAACATCTCAAAGTGCAGTGGGCCAGCGCCGCCGCAGCACACGGGATCGCACTGGATCCGCGGTTCTCCAACTCCGACTCGCAGACCAGCTCGGAATACCACGGGGTCGTGGTCACCTACGCCCAAGTCGCCAGCCACCCCACCCGGCACCGGGTCCGCACCGAGGCCGCCAAGACACTGGTGATCTTCGATGAGATTCACCACGGCGGAGACGCCAAAAGCTGGGGCGACGGCATCCGGGAGGCTTTCGACGACGCCACCCGGCGGCTGGCATTGACCGGCACCCCGTTCCGCAGCGACGACAGTCCCATCCCGTTCGTCAACTATGAGCCCGACGGGGCCGGCCATTTGCGCTCCGTGGCTGACGACAGCTACGGCTACACCGACGCGCTGACCGACGGCGTGGTTCGCCCGGTGGTGTTCATGGCCTACTCGGGCGAGGCCCGCTGGCGCGACAGCGCCGGGGAGGAGCACTCGGCCCGGCTCGGCGAGCCGCTGACCGCCGAGCACACCGCTCGCGCATGGCGTACCGCGCTGGACCCCGCCGGGCAATGGATGCCGGCGGTGATCACCGCGGCGGACACCCGACTGCGGCAGCTGCGCGACGGCGGAATGGCCGACGCCGGCGGCATGATCATCGCCACCGATCAGAAGGCAGCCCGTGCCTACGCCGTGCTGCTGAAAAGGCACACCGGCGAGGAACCCACCGTGGTGCTCTCCGATGATCCCAGCGCCTCGGACAAGATCGCTCAGTTCGCCGCGGCTACCAGCAGTTGGTTGGTGGCGGTGCGGATGGTCTCCGAGGGCGTCGACGTACCCCGGCTGGCGGTCGGTGTCTATGCCACCAGTGCATCCACCCCGCTGTTCTTCGCTCAGGCAATCGGACGTTTCGTGCGGTCGCGACGGCCCGGCGAGACTGCCAGCATCTTCCTGCCATCGGTGCCTTCGCTGCTGGGCCTGGCCAGCGAGATGGAACAGCAGCGCAACCACGTCCTGGGCAAACCCCATCGAGAGTCCGAGATGGACGAGTTCGCCGAAGCTCAGCGCCGGCGCGACGAGCCCTCCGAGCTGGACAACAAGTTCGAATCACTGGGCGCCGATGCCGAGCTGGACCAAGTGATCTTCGACGGTGCCTCGTTTGGCACCGCCACTCCGGCCGGCAGCGAGGAGGAGGCCGATTACCTCGGCATCCCCGGGCTGCTCGACGCCAACCAGATGCGTGACCTGCTCCGGCAGCGCCAGGAGGAGCAGCTGGACCGCAGGTCGAAAGTGGCCGCCGCCGGTGGGGCTCCAGCGCCGACGACCACGCACGGTCAATTGCGCGCGCTACGCCACGAGCTCAATGCGTTGGTGTCGGCGGCGCATCACCGACTCGGCAAACCACACGGCTGGATTCACAACGAGTTGCGCCGGATCTGCGGCGGCCCGCCGGTGGCGGCAGCGACCTCGGATCAGCTGCGGGCGCGGATCGTGGCCATCCGGCAGCTGTAG
- a CDS encoding TetR/AcrR family transcriptional regulator, producing the protein MAEQARPLRADAARNRARVLEVAYETFASEGLSVPIDEIARRAGVGAGTIYRHFPTKEELFRAVVQDHIRRLIDGGYALLESDGPGEALFGFLRTMVRWGAKDRGVVEALAGLGIDVGQEAEEAFLALLGELLRSAQDAGTARRDIGTREVKSLLVGCQAMESYHPESAERVTDVVIDGLRAPR; encoded by the coding sequence GTGGCTGAGCAGGCACGTCCGTTACGCGCCGACGCGGCGCGTAACCGCGCCCGTGTGCTGGAAGTCGCCTACGAGACGTTTGCCTCCGAGGGTCTGTCGGTGCCCATCGATGAGATCGCCCGGCGCGCCGGCGTCGGGGCCGGGACCATCTACCGTCACTTTCCGACCAAAGAGGAGCTGTTTCGTGCGGTGGTCCAGGACCACATCCGGCGCCTGATCGACGGGGGCTACGCCCTGCTGGAGTCCGACGGTCCCGGTGAGGCGCTCTTCGGTTTTCTGCGCACGATGGTGAGGTGGGGGGCGAAGGACCGCGGGGTGGTCGAGGCGCTTGCCGGACTCGGCATCGACGTCGGGCAGGAGGCGGAGGAGGCATTTCTCGCCCTGCTCGGGGAGCTGCTGCGGTCCGCTCAGGATGCGGGCACCGCACGTCGTGACATCGGCACGCGCGAAGTGAAGTCACTCCTGGTCGGCTGTCAGGCGATGGAGTCCTACCATCCGGAGTCGGCGGAGCGGGTGACCGACGTCGTCATCGACGGTTTACGCGCTCCGAGATAG
- a CDS encoding PH domain-containing protein — protein sequence MAQHQDQPSEFMLIEPANRPSSRAPLVWAMVGAMPWLMLAVLQLIWAMADEQVAEATVRYPQWLHTAALVVTALGLLVSVVIAPLWRYRVHRWDLSDRAVYTRTGWLVQERRIAPLSRVQTVDTYRGPLDRLLGLANVRVTTASSAGAVHIVALDASVADWVVEQLTDIASLGAGDAT from the coding sequence ATGGCCCAGCACCAAGACCAGCCCAGCGAGTTCATGTTGATCGAACCCGCCAACCGTCCCAGTTCCCGCGCGCCGCTGGTCTGGGCCATGGTCGGCGCGATGCCATGGCTGATGCTGGCGGTGCTGCAGTTGATCTGGGCCATGGCTGACGAACAGGTAGCCGAGGCGACCGTGCGCTACCCACAGTGGCTGCATACCGCGGCCCTGGTGGTCACCGCGCTGGGCCTGCTGGTGTCGGTCGTGATCGCCCCGCTGTGGCGCTACCGAGTGCACCGGTGGGACCTGAGCGACCGGGCGGTCTACACCCGCACCGGCTGGTTGGTGCAGGAACGCCGGATCGCGCCGCTGTCGCGGGTGCAGACAGTCGATACCTACCGGGGGCCGTTGGACCGGCTGCTGGGCCTGGCCAATGTGCGGGTGACGACCGCGTCGTCAGCGGGCGCGGTGCACATCGTTGCCCTCGATGCCTCGGTCGCCGACTGGGTGGTCGAGCAGCTGACCGACATCGCCTCGCTCGGAGCCGGAGACGCCACGTGA
- a CDS encoding SDR family NAD(P)-dependent oxidoreductase translates to MGNRDTWTAENVPDQTGRTAVITGSNTGIGYHTAAGLARHGAAVVLAVRDLDKGAAAADRITAEYPHATVVVQELDLSSLASVREAAEKLGTAYPRIDLLINNAGVMYTPKQTTVDGFELQFGTNHLGHFALTGLLLPRLMQVAGARVVTVSSMAHRIMAAIHFDDLQWENGYNRIAAYGQSKLANLMFTYELQRRLAAHDSSTIAVAAHPGTAHTELTRHLPPFLRPADRLLSPLMVQSAAMGALPILRAATDPEVLGGQYYGPSGIGEQRGQPKLVEASRQAHDAELQRRLWAVSEELTAITFPV, encoded by the coding sequence ATGGGCAATCGGGACACCTGGACCGCAGAGAACGTCCCCGACCAGACCGGACGCACCGCGGTAATCACCGGCTCCAACACCGGAATCGGCTATCACACCGCTGCCGGGTTGGCCCGGCACGGCGCGGCGGTGGTGTTGGCGGTCCGCGACCTCGACAAGGGCGCCGCCGCGGCCGACCGGATCACCGCCGAGTACCCGCACGCGACCGTCGTGGTGCAGGAACTCGACCTGAGTTCGCTGGCTTCGGTCCGCGAAGCTGCCGAGAAGCTCGGCACCGCCTACCCCCGCATCGATCTGCTGATCAACAACGCGGGCGTCATGTACACGCCCAAGCAGACCACCGTCGACGGATTCGAGCTGCAGTTCGGCACCAACCATCTGGGGCATTTCGCCCTGACCGGCCTGCTGCTGCCGCGGCTGATGCAGGTAGCGGGCGCACGGGTGGTGACAGTCAGCAGCATGGCGCACCGGATCATGGCGGCGATCCATTTCGACGACCTGCAGTGGGAGAACGGCTACAACCGGATTGCCGCCTACGGGCAGTCGAAACTGGCCAACCTGATGTTCACCTACGAGCTGCAACGCCGGCTGGCGGCCCACGACTCGTCGACCATCGCCGTGGCCGCCCATCCAGGCACGGCGCACACCGAGTTGACCCGCCACCTGCCGCCGTTTCTGCGTCCCGCCGACCGGCTGCTGTCGCCGTTGATGGTGCAAAGCGCCGCGATGGGTGCCCTGCCGATCCTGCGTGCGGCCACCGACCCCGAGGTGCTCGGGGGCCAGTACTACGGGCCCAGCGGAATCGGCGAGCAGCGCGGACAACCCAAGCTGGTGGAGGCGAGCAGACAGGCGCACGACGCCGAGCTGCAACGGCGACTGTGGGCGGTATCTGAGGAACTCACCGCGATCACCTTCCCCGTCTAG
- a CDS encoding phosphatidylserine decarboxylase, translated as MARRPRAADDPGGIRHLIELVRSTVPPMHSAGLPFVGSALGVALLGRKRRWVRGAGLLAAGASAGFFRHPHRVPPTRPGAVVAPADGQVCLVDTAAPPPELDLPDTPLPRVSIFMSVFDAHVQRAPIGGEVVEVLHRAGRFGSADRTEASEDNERNSVRIRTAEGAEVIAVQVAGLVARRIICDTRPGDHLAIGDTYGLIRFGSRLDVYLPVGTQPLVSVGQRMVAGETVLAILS; from the coding sequence ATGGCCAGACGCCCCCGCGCAGCAGATGATCCCGGCGGAATCCGACACCTGATCGAGCTGGTGCGCTCGACAGTGCCGCCGATGCACAGCGCGGGGCTGCCGTTCGTCGGTAGCGCGCTGGGCGTGGCACTGCTGGGCCGCAAGCGTCGTTGGGTGCGCGGGGCCGGGCTGCTGGCCGCCGGCGCCAGCGCCGGATTCTTCCGGCATCCGCATCGGGTGCCGCCCACCCGCCCCGGTGCGGTGGTGGCCCCCGCCGATGGGCAGGTCTGCCTGGTCGACACGGCAGCCCCGCCGCCGGAGTTGGATCTTCCCGACACACCATTGCCGCGGGTCAGCATCTTTATGTCGGTCTTCGACGCGCACGTGCAGCGCGCGCCGATCGGCGGCGAAGTGGTCGAGGTGTTGCACCGGGCCGGCCGGTTCGGATCGGCGGATCGCACCGAGGCCAGCGAGGACAACGAGCGCAACAGCGTGCGGATCCGCACCGCCGAGGGCGCCGAGGTGATCGCGGTTCAGGTGGCCGGTCTGGTGGCCCGGCGCATCATCTGCGACACCCGACCCGGCGATCACCTGGCGATCGGTGACACCTACGGCTTGATCCGGTTCGGCTCACGACTCGACGTGTATCTGCCGGTGGGCACGCAGCCACTGGTGAGCGTGGGCCAGCGCATGGTCGCCGGCGAGACCGTGCTGGCCATCCTGTCATGA
- a CDS encoding PH domain-containing protein, which yields MLLVHPLHELLRELPLLIAVVVFGSATDNQLWVLPLVGVIAVVGVTRWFTTGYRIESDPEAGLVQLRSGLVRRKVLSVPRNRIRSVETDARPLHRLLGLTVLRVSTGQHAAGDGAFELNAVESAQVPQLRAMLLAHTGQADSDAGSAPAPTTVLARWHPSWLRYSPLSLSGLVMVGAAVGALFQSGVWAALQDSPVSRNWIITAEQFGLQQSAVLIAAVLWVVSMVLAVLRSLLTYGNLVLARRSGVAGDVLALSYGLLRVRHYNYDMRRLRGGTLRRPLLVRLFGGARLDAAMTGITGEGESSILLPPCPRATAEEVLTGLVDNPVAVTGPLRKHGPAAVRRRWTRAMMGPVALGVGLAVAAASGGVPPWCWALWVALMLGAAALAADRARVLGHRVDEHWLSARTGSWEQRRYCIATAGIVGWTVRQSWFQRRAGLATLIAATAAGVKAYRVVDVPQEWAWSVIAQASPWLADSAWAHQD from the coding sequence ATGCTGTTGGTACATCCGCTGCACGAGTTGCTGCGCGAGCTGCCTTTGCTGATCGCGGTGGTGGTGTTCGGCTCGGCGACCGACAATCAACTCTGGGTGCTGCCGCTGGTCGGGGTGATCGCCGTGGTGGGTGTGACGCGCTGGTTCACCACGGGCTACCGGATCGAGTCCGACCCCGAAGCCGGCCTTGTCCAGCTGCGTTCAGGCTTGGTGCGTCGCAAGGTGCTTTCGGTGCCGCGGAATCGAATTCGCTCAGTGGAGACCGACGCGCGGCCGTTGCACCGACTCCTGGGTCTGACCGTGCTCCGCGTCAGCACCGGCCAGCATGCGGCCGGAGACGGGGCATTCGAACTGAACGCGGTCGAGAGCGCACAGGTGCCCCAGCTGCGGGCGATGCTGTTGGCCCACACGGGGCAGGCCGACTCCGACGCAGGATCGGCGCCCGCGCCCACGACGGTACTGGCGCGGTGGCATCCGTCGTGGCTGCGGTACAGCCCCCTGAGCTTGTCCGGGCTGGTGATGGTTGGCGCCGCGGTGGGGGCACTGTTTCAGAGCGGAGTCTGGGCGGCGCTGCAGGATTCACCGGTGAGCAGGAACTGGATCATCACCGCAGAACAGTTCGGCCTTCAGCAGAGTGCGGTACTGATCGCCGCCGTGCTCTGGGTGGTCTCGATGGTGCTGGCGGTGCTGCGGTCCCTGCTGACGTACGGGAACCTGGTGCTGGCGCGCAGATCTGGCGTGGCGGGGGATGTGCTGGCGCTGAGCTACGGGCTGCTTCGGGTCCGCCACTACAACTACGACATGCGCCGCTTGCGTGGCGGAACGTTGCGTCGGCCGTTGCTGGTTCGGCTTTTCGGCGGCGCCCGGCTGGATGCGGCGATGACCGGAATCACCGGCGAAGGAGAGTCTTCGATCCTGCTGCCGCCCTGCCCGCGGGCAACCGCGGAGGAGGTGTTGACCGGGTTGGTCGACAATCCTGTGGCGGTCACCGGGCCGCTGCGCAAGCACGGACCGGCGGCAGTGCGCCGGCGCTGGACCCGGGCGATGATGGGACCGGTGGCTCTGGGTGTGGGGCTTGCTGTCGCGGCGGCCTCAGGCGGCGTTCCCCCGTGGTGCTGGGCGCTGTGGGTGGCTCTCATGCTGGGCGCGGCGGCGCTGGCCGCAGACCGGGCCCGGGTCCTCGGTCATCGCGTCGATGAGCACTGGCTGTCGGCGCGCACCGGCAGTTGGGAACAGCGCCGCTATTGCATCGCCACCGCGGGAATCGTTGGGTGGACTGTCCGTCAGAGCTGGTTTCAGCGCCGGGCGGGGCTGGCCACCCTGATCGCGGCCACCGCCGCGGGCGTCAAGGCCTACCGGGTGGTCGACGTGCCCCAGGAGTGGGCGTGGTCGGTGATCGCGCAGGCATCGCCGTGGCTGGCCGACAGCGCGTGGGCGCACCAGGACTGA
- a CDS encoding SDR family NAD(P)-dependent oxidoreductase — protein MAKWTTADIPDQAGRVAVITGANTGLGYETAAALAARGAHVVLAVRNRDKGKDAATLISRRNPGAHVSLQELDLTSLDSIRAAAEQLRADHHRIDLLINNAGVMYTPKSTTQDGFELQFGTNHLGHFAFTGLLLDRLLPVPDSRVVTVSSIGHRIRADIHFDDLQWERRYNRVQAYGQAKLANLLFTYELQRLLAPHATTIATAAHPGGSNTELMRHLPGWAATAYPVVAPLFQDAAMGALPTLRAATDPQVLGGQYFGPDGFAQTRGYPVVVQSSRKSHDAEVQKRLWTVSEELTGVVYPVG, from the coding sequence ATGGCCAAGTGGACCACCGCAGACATCCCCGACCAGGCCGGCCGCGTCGCCGTCATCACCGGAGCCAACACCGGCCTCGGCTACGAGACCGCTGCCGCGCTCGCCGCGCGGGGCGCCCACGTGGTTCTGGCCGTGCGCAATCGCGACAAAGGCAAGGACGCCGCCACCCTGATCAGCAGGCGCAATCCGGGCGCCCACGTGTCGTTGCAGGAGCTCGACCTCACGTCACTGGACTCGATCCGCGCCGCAGCCGAGCAGTTGCGGGCCGATCATCACCGCATCGATCTGTTGATCAACAACGCCGGGGTGATGTACACACCCAAATCGACGACGCAGGACGGCTTTGAACTGCAGTTCGGCACCAACCACCTGGGCCACTTCGCCTTCACCGGGCTACTGCTGGATCGACTGCTGCCGGTCCCCGACTCGCGTGTGGTGACGGTCAGCAGCATCGGCCATCGCATCCGCGCCGACATTCATTTCGACGACCTGCAGTGGGAGCGGCGCTACAACCGGGTGCAGGCCTATGGGCAAGCCAAACTCGCCAACCTGCTGTTCACCTACGAACTGCAGCGGCTGCTGGCACCACATGCGACCACCATTGCCACCGCCGCGCACCCCGGCGGCTCCAACACCGAGCTGATGCGCCACCTGCCGGGATGGGCCGCCACCGCCTACCCCGTGGTCGCGCCCCTGTTCCAGGACGCCGCCATGGGTGCACTGCCGACGCTGCGCGCCGCCACCGACCCGCAGGTGCTCGGCGGACAGTACTTCGGGCCCGACGGATTCGCCCAGACGCGCGGCTACCCCGTCGTAGTGCAGTCGAGCCGCAAATCCCACGACGCCGAAGTCCAAAAACGGCTGTGGACCGTCTCCGAGGAGCTGACCGGGGTGGTCTACCCGGTGGGCTGA
- the groL gene encoding chaperonin GroEL (60 kDa chaperone family; promotes refolding of misfolded polypeptides especially under stressful conditions; forms two stacked rings of heptamers to form a barrel-shaped 14mer; ends can be capped by GroES; misfolded proteins enter the barrel where they are refolded when GroES binds) yields MAKQIAYDEEARRGLERGLNALADAVKVTLGPKGRNVVLEKKWGAPTITNDGVSIAKEIELEDPYEKIGAELVKEVAKKTDDVAGDGTTTATVLAQALVKEGLRNVAAGANPLGLKRGIEKAVAKITEGLLATAKAIETKDQIAATAGISAGDQTIGDLIAEAMDKVGNEGVITVEESNTFGLQLELTEGMRFDKGYISGYFVTDAERQEAVLEDPYILLVSSKISTVKDLLPLLEKVIQSGKPLLIIAEDVEGEALSTLVVNKIRGTFKSVAVKAPGFGDRRKAMLQDMAILTGGQVISEEVGLSLESADVALLGTARKVVITKDETTIVEGSGDSDAIAGRVAQIRAEIENSDSDYDREKLQERLAKLAGGVAVIKAGAATEVELKERKHRIEDAVRNAKAAVEEGIVAGGGVALLQAAPSLDELKLEGDEATGANIVRVALSAPLKQIAFNAGLEPGVVAEKVTNSPSGTGLNAATGVYEDLLKAGVADPVKVTRSALQNAASIAALFLTTEAVVADKPEKSAAPAGDPTGGMGGMDF; encoded by the coding sequence ATGGCTAAGCAAATTGCGTACGACGAAGAGGCCCGTCGCGGCCTCGAGCGGGGCCTGAACGCCCTCGCCGACGCCGTCAAGGTGACGCTGGGCCCCAAGGGCCGCAACGTCGTCCTGGAGAAGAAGTGGGGCGCCCCCACGATCACCAACGATGGTGTGTCCATCGCCAAGGAGATCGAGCTGGAGGACCCGTACGAGAAGATCGGCGCTGAGCTGGTCAAAGAGGTCGCCAAGAAGACCGACGACGTCGCGGGTGACGGCACCACCACCGCCACCGTGCTGGCCCAGGCCCTGGTCAAGGAAGGGCTGCGCAACGTAGCCGCCGGCGCCAACCCGCTGGGTCTGAAGCGCGGCATCGAGAAGGCCGTCGCAAAGATCACCGAAGGCCTGCTCGCCACGGCCAAGGCGATCGAGACCAAGGACCAGATCGCGGCCACGGCCGGTATCTCCGCTGGCGACCAGACCATCGGTGACCTGATCGCCGAGGCCATGGACAAGGTGGGCAACGAGGGTGTCATCACCGTCGAGGAGTCCAACACCTTCGGCCTGCAGCTCGAGCTCACCGAGGGCATGCGCTTCGACAAGGGCTACATCTCGGGCTACTTCGTCACTGACGCCGAGCGTCAGGAAGCCGTCCTGGAGGACCCCTACATCCTGCTGGTCAGCTCGAAGATCTCGACGGTCAAGGACCTGCTGCCCTTGCTGGAGAAGGTCATCCAGTCCGGCAAGCCGCTGCTGATCATCGCCGAGGACGTCGAGGGCGAGGCCCTGTCGACCCTGGTCGTGAACAAGATCCGCGGCACCTTCAAGTCGGTGGCCGTCAAGGCCCCGGGCTTCGGTGACCGTCGCAAGGCGATGCTGCAGGACATGGCGATCCTCACCGGTGGCCAGGTCATCAGCGAAGAGGTCGGCCTGTCGCTGGAGAGCGCCGACGTCGCCCTGCTGGGCACCGCCCGCAAGGTCGTCATCACCAAGGACGAGACCACCATCGTCGAGGGCTCGGGTGACTCCGACGCCATCGCCGGTCGGGTGGCCCAGATCCGCGCCGAGATCGAGAACAGCGACTCCGACTACGACCGCGAGAAGCTGCAGGAGCGCCTGGCCAAGCTGGCCGGCGGTGTTGCGGTGATCAAGGCCGGGGCTGCCACCGAGGTGGAGCTCAAGGAGCGCAAGCACCGCATCGAGGACGCGGTGCGCAACGCCAAGGCCGCCGTGGAGGAGGGCATCGTCGCCGGTGGCGGCGTGGCTCTGCTGCAGGCCGCTCCGTCGCTCGACGAGCTCAAGCTCGAAGGTGACGAGGCCACCGGTGCCAACATCGTGCGCGTCGCGCTGTCGGCTCCGCTGAAGCAGATCGCCTTCAACGCGGGCCTGGAGCCCGGCGTTGTCGCCGAGAAGGTCACCAACTCGCCCTCGGGAACCGGCCTCAACGCCGCGACCGGTGTGTACGAGGACCTGCTCAAGGCCGGCGTTGCCGACCCGGTGAAGGTGACCCGCTCGGCGCTGCAGAACGCGGCGTCCATCGCGGCACTGTTCCTGACCACCGAGGCCGTTGTCGCCGACAAGCCGGAGAAGTCGGCCGCACCCGCGGGCGACCCGACCGGTGGCATGGGCGGCATGGACTTCTAA